The Sulfurospirillum halorespirans DSM 13726 genome has a window encoding:
- a CDS encoding phosphoglycerate kinase yields MIRSIRDLDIAGKKVFIRCDFNVPLDEFTNITDDRRVRSAIPTIRYCLDHGCSIILASHLGRPKGAVDEKYSLAPVQMRLKRLLDKEVLLSSDVIGKDAMEKAAALQPGEILLLENLRFSKGETANDEEFAKALADMAEVYINDAFGVCHRAHASVEAITHYFNEKSSAAGFLLQKEVEFSKNLLRRPTRPFVAVVGGSKVSGKLQALVNLLPRVDKLVIGGGMAFTFLKAQGLDIGNSLVEDELLDEANRVMEEAKRLGVKLYLPVDVVAAQTCSQDATIKFVTVQEIPKGWMGLDIGPATSRLFREALADAQTILWNGPMGVFELEKFSKGSFKMSHVIAEAHATTVVGGGDTADVVARAGDADEMTFISTGGGASLELIEGKELPGVKVLSQSETE; encoded by the coding sequence ATGATTCGCTCCATTAGAGACCTCGATATTGCAGGTAAAAAAGTATTTATTCGTTGTGATTTCAATGTGCCTTTAGATGAATTTACCAATATCACGGATGACAGGCGTGTACGCTCTGCGATTCCTACGATTCGCTACTGCTTGGATCATGGCTGTTCGATTATTTTAGCCAGCCACTTGGGTCGCCCCAAAGGTGCTGTGGATGAAAAATATTCTTTAGCTCCCGTTCAAATGAGACTCAAACGCCTTTTGGATAAAGAGGTGCTTTTAAGCTCCGATGTCATCGGCAAAGACGCAATGGAAAAAGCGGCTGCGTTGCAACCAGGTGAAATTTTACTCTTAGAAAACCTTCGTTTTAGCAAGGGTGAAACGGCAAACGATGAAGAGTTTGCTAAAGCCCTTGCGGATATGGCAGAAGTGTACATCAACGATGCCTTTGGTGTGTGTCACCGTGCGCATGCTTCGGTGGAAGCCATTACGCACTATTTCAATGAAAAAAGTTCTGCCGCTGGTTTTTTACTTCAAAAAGAGGTTGAGTTTTCCAAAAACTTGCTTCGCCGTCCAACACGTCCGTTTGTCGCAGTTGTGGGTGGTAGTAAAGTCAGTGGAAAACTCCAAGCACTGGTAAATTTACTTCCTCGTGTCGATAAACTCGTTATTGGCGGCGGTATGGCGTTTACGTTTTTAAAAGCGCAAGGGCTTGATATTGGAAATTCATTGGTGGAAGATGAACTTCTAGATGAAGCCAACCGCGTTATGGAAGAGGCAAAACGCTTGGGCGTTAAACTTTACTTGCCAGTGGATGTTGTGGCGGCACAAACCTGCTCACAAGACGCAACGATCAAATTTGTGACGGTTCAAGAGATTCCTAAAGGCTGGATGGGCTTGGACATTGGGCCTGCAACATCACGTCTGTTTAGAGAAGCACTCGCCGATGCACAAACGATTCTTTGGAATGGGCCGATGGGTGTTTTTGAGCTTGAAAAATTCTCCAAAGGCAGTTTCAAGATGTCTCATGTGATCGCAGAAGCGCACGCAACAACCGTTGTGGGTGGTGGTGATACCGCCGATGTCGTCGCTCGTGCAGGTGACGCGGATGAGATGACCTTTATCTCCACAGGTGGGGGAGCGAGCTTAGAATTGATCGAAGGCAAAGAGCTTCCTGGCGTTAAAGTACTGAGCCAAAGTGAGACTGAGTAA
- a CDS encoding triose-phosphate isomerase codes for MIIASNFKTNYTRGSAKAFIQAIQAFIANTKSEQQVRIFAPFTALDRFDEVATLKVGAQNFYPVQNGSFTGEIGFEQLEEFGIQTVLIGHSERRHILKESQNLSAQKYDFAKARESEIIYCIGEPAEIRVQGIDAVMSYLWEQFEGIDISYDKLIIAYEPVWAIGTGLTASLEDIEEVLTRLRDKLCAPLLYGGSVKVENIETILHVNACDGVLVGTASWNENAFCEMIRIADNVKK; via the coding sequence ATGATCATTGCTTCAAATTTTAAAACCAATTACACCAGAGGCTCTGCAAAGGCGTTTATCCAAGCGATCCAAGCGTTTATTGCCAACACCAAAAGTGAGCAACAGGTCCGCATTTTTGCCCCCTTTACAGCGTTAGATCGCTTTGATGAGGTTGCGACTCTTAAAGTGGGAGCACAAAATTTTTACCCTGTGCAAAATGGCTCCTTTACGGGCGAAATTGGCTTTGAACAGCTCGAAGAGTTTGGCATTCAAACCGTTTTGATCGGGCACAGTGAGAGACGTCATATCTTAAAAGAGTCCCAAAATTTGAGTGCACAGAAGTATGATTTTGCCAAAGCTAGGGAATCTGAGATTATCTATTGTATTGGTGAGCCTGCTGAGATTCGAGTGCAAGGCATTGATGCTGTGATGAGCTATCTTTGGGAACAGTTTGAAGGCATTGATATCAGCTACGACAAACTCATTATTGCGTATGAGCCTGTTTGGGCGATTGGCACGGGTTTAACGGCTAGCTTGGAAGACATTGAAGAGGTGTTAACACGCCTACGTGATAAACTCTGTGCACCTCTGCTGTATGGCGGTAGCGTGAAAGTTGAAAACATTGAAACGATCTTACATGTAAACGCATGCGATGGTGTTTTAGTGGGAACGGCGAGTTGGAATGAAAATGCGTTTTGCGAGATGATTCGCATCGCAGATAACGTCAAAAAATAA